The region aaaaagtaaaagaacacattctaaaaagcattattttttttaaacaaaaaatcaaggtgTCAATTGCCAGAGCCTCAAAAAGCGAAGTGGCCAATGAAGTGTGTAATGCTATCATTTGCGCCTTACAAAATTTTCCGCTTGTAAATCGCATTTTGCTTCATCATTCTAACCTACTTTAAACCTTGTGTTAAAGATGAAATGACCGACCAAAATGCATGGTTTCCTGCTACAATCTCCCCCAGTTCATGAACTTCTTCACCTCGTCATATAAGACCAAGATGGCAGCAGCACCAGTACTCCTTAACATATTTGAAAGAGCCCCGCGATAAAATGAAGCCAACCCCTCTGTCCTATAAATCTTCCTCCAGCAGTCCAGTGTGCTATTGTACATAGGCCGTTCCAAGCCGGATTGCATCATCATCCGCCTCCGTACGGTATCCAATGGATATGACAACAACCCGGCAGATGTTGTGACCGCTTGAGCCACCACCCATCGCTTCCACAATGGCAACTCGGGCTTTGATTCTTCTGAGAGCATCTCTTTTATCGTATCAAAGCCTCCAAAATAAAGGCCGCGGTGAACAACCATCCCATGTAGAGAGGCAGGAAGCCCTCTGTAAACCCCCCGAATCCCATCTTTTTTGCGTATGGTAGTCAAGAAATGGTAGATGCCTCGAAATTGACGAACTTCACTTTTCCCAATATCAGCAGCGAGACGGGTGTGTGCAATATCAAGAGGATATATTAAGATCAATGTTGTACAACCGGCTGCAGACCCAGCGATAAAATTGGCAGATGGACCAGATAGAAAATGACTACAtccagagtttccacttcttaaCATGCTTCTATAGAGATCCTGTGAGAgggcaaaaaaggaaaaggaaaagaaaaagaagttaagACCCAGAAATCATCATAACTTGAAAATAAATGATCACTGGAAATCTTCCTCTACTGCTAGGATGTTCTCCATCAACCATCCAatataacaacaacaacaacttcTACCTCTGCTGATGCCAAACTGGTTTTTGCAGTATAATTTATAGTCTTAGATATGTGTTTCATAAGCTTGCTCATATCATGTACAGAAATAATTGGGTATGTATTTGCTTTACTATGTCGAGATACTTATATCAATTTTCCTTGTGGCTTAATGGCTTTGCATGTGAGTAATGTAAGTTACAGATCACAGAGGAAGAACATACTAATATTGACATACTTCTCATGGAAATTTCATCTTCCACagctttcaaattttaatttaggCTAAATTACTAAATTCATTCTAGGGTTTCAACTTATTTCAAATCAATCCCTAGGATACAAAAATTAAGGACCATCGTGGTGTACTCCGGTACAAAATTGAtcatttcataaaaaatttcatcTATTT is a window of Alnus glutinosa chromosome 4, dhAlnGlut1.1, whole genome shotgun sequence DNA encoding:
- the LOC133867260 gene encoding probable ADP,ATP carrier protein At5g56450, yielding MSKEDDDDPEKRKSKSGPYDWLTNFHRDLMAGAVLGGVVHTIVAPIERSKLILQTQESNLAIVGGSGGRRRFKGMLDCIVRTVRDEGILSLWRGNGSSVIRYYPSVALNFSLKDLYRSMLRSGNSGCSHFLSGPSANFIAGSAAGCTTLILIYPLDIAHTRLAADIGKSEVRQFRGIYHFLTTIRKKDGIRGVYRGLPASLHGMVVHRGLYFGGFDTIKEMLSEESKPELPLWKRWVVAQAVTTSAGLLSYPLDTVRRRMMMQSGLERPMYNSTLDCWRKIYRTEGLASFYRGALSNMLRSTGAAAILVLYDEVKKFMNWGRL